In Bacillota bacterium, one genomic interval encodes:
- a CDS encoding AzlD domain-containing protein, with amino-acid sequence MRKEVLVLFLAMMAVTYVPRMLPLVVLSRLELPVWLTRFLAHVPAAVLAALVAPHLLVAGDGLALSFDNLPLVAAVPTIAVAIKTRSLFLPILVGLGTIVILNLLL; translated from the coding sequence ATGAGAAAAGAGGTCCTCGTGTTGTTCCTAGCCATGATGGCTGTTACCTACGTCCCCAGGATGCTTCCCCTGGTGGTGCTGAGCCGGCTGGAACTGCCCGTGTGGCTCACGCGGTTCCTGGCCCACGTGCCCGCGGCGGTGCTGGCCGCCCTTGTGGCACCCCACCTGCTGGTTGCCGGGGATGGACTCGCCCTCTCCTTTGACAACCTGCCACTGGTGGCCGCGGTGCCCACTATAGCCGTGGCCATAAAGACCAGGAGCCTGTTCCTGCCTATCCTGGTGGGCCTGGGAACAATAGTGATACTGAACCTCTTGCTCTGA
- a CDS encoding AzlC family ABC transporter permease: MQDRCALGAHGNLLTLRDGTRAAVPIIVGYLPIGMAYGVLACQAGFTVPEVVAMSLIVFAGSSQFIAAGMWATGMGSLAIVATTFLVNLRHALMSAALAKPLARIPRPSQALLSFWITDESFAVSSTLLSGPGQATTGFMAGLQLAAYLAWALGSLLGALVSPLALGVAHLGVEFTLPAMFIALLVAQVKGTTSVAVAAFAAAVSVFLALHIQGNFNVILATLAAASLGVLLDK, encoded by the coding sequence ATGCAGGACAGGTGTGCCTTGGGGGCGCATGGAAACCTTCTTACCCTCAGGGATGGCACCCGGGCCGCGGTGCCCATCATCGTGGGTTACCTGCCCATCGGCATGGCTTACGGTGTCCTGGCCTGCCAGGCCGGGTTCACCGTGCCTGAGGTGGTCGCCATGTCACTGATAGTCTTCGCTGGGTCGTCCCAGTTCATCGCGGCGGGCATGTGGGCCACAGGTATGGGGTCCTTGGCCATCGTAGCCACCACCTTCCTGGTAAACCTGAGGCACGCCCTGATGAGCGCTGCCCTGGCTAAGCCCCTGGCCCGCATTCCCAGGCCCTCCCAGGCACTCCTGTCCTTCTGGATCACCGACGAGTCCTTCGCGGTTTCCAGCACACTCCTTTCCGGCCCGGGCCAGGCCACCACAGGGTTCATGGCGGGGCTCCAGCTGGCCGCCTACTTGGCCTGGGCCCTGGGCTCACTCCTTGGCGCCCTGGTTAGCCCCCTGGCCCTGGGTGTGGCTCACCTGGGGGTGGAGTTCACGCTCCCGGCGATGTTCATCGCCCTGCTGGTGGCGCAGGTGAAGGGAACCACATCCGTGGCGGTAGCAGCCTTTGCCGCGGCAGTCTCCGTTTTCCTGGCCCTTCATATACAGGGGAACTTCAACGTAATCCTGGCGACCCTGGCGGCTGCCTCCCTGGGGGTGCTCCTGGACAAATGA
- a CDS encoding trimethylamine methyltransferase family protein, whose product MSEPGIASIHQASLDILDTMGITLLSEAARTLLARNGARCQGLLVKIPPDLVEYALDAVEVGSRWPPGRRGEISMCQGSSPSWRLSATAPSWRANRTGEKRTLPPWISGSSPWCVMPWSVWTCSGPASSRRIFPRSPKQIQLLQG is encoded by the coding sequence CTGTCAGAACCCGGGATAGCCAGCATCCACCAGGCAAGCCTCGATATTCTCGATACAATGGGGATTACGCTTCTCAGTGAGGCTGCCAGGACTCTCCTAGCTCGCAATGGCGCCAGGTGCCAGGGCTTGCTGGTCAAGATCCCTCCGGATCTCGTGGAGTATGCCCTGGACGCGGTGGAAGTGGGGTCGCGCTGGCCGCCAGGGAGGAGGGGAGAAATCTCCATGTGCCAGGGGAGTTCCCCTTCGTGGCGCCTATCGGCTACTGCCCCTTCATGGCGGGCCAACAGGACAGGTGAGAAACGAACTTTGCCTCCATGGATCTCCGGGAGTTCGCCGTGGTGTGTGATGCCCTGGAGTGTGTGGACCTGTTCTGGCCCAGCGTCTTCCCGACGGATCTTCCCCCGATCCCCCAAACAGATCCAACTCCTCCAAGGTTAG
- the glp gene encoding gephyrin-like molybdotransferase Glp — protein MDLFSVVTPEDAVSKILKALEVPDPARERVPLLDALDRVLACPIVSPEDVPNYPKSTVDGYAVMARDTFGASEALPAILTVTGEVFMGRPAGVLVGPGIAVRVPTGGMLPGGADAVVMVEQAEDIGDSSIGVVKGVAPGENVVTAGQDIKKEATVLEAGKRLGPADLAGLAGLGMEEVHVFRKPRVAILSTGDEVVPVGQRPGPGQVRDMNSTGLAAMAVRDGSEVTLMGIVEDNLDALRSAMASSLDSWDILLISGGSSVGARDLTREVIDSLGPPGVMVHGIALKPGKPAILGLSGMKPIYGLPGHPASALVAYAAVVRPVLLRLAGERNPRHRLAEVTAILSRSISSPVGRMDMVRVALSQEGPGPVASPVLGASALISPLMKADGYIVIPVGKNGCSAGEEVKVILGGP, from the coding sequence GTGGATCTCTTCTCCGTAGTGACACCTGAAGACGCGGTCTCCAAGATCCTTAAGGCCCTGGAGGTGCCGGACCCAGCCAGGGAGAGAGTGCCCCTCCTAGATGCGCTGGACAGGGTGCTGGCCTGTCCTATTGTCTCCCCGGAGGACGTGCCCAACTACCCGAAGTCCACCGTGGACGGGTACGCCGTCATGGCCCGTGACACCTTCGGGGCGTCTGAGGCGCTCCCGGCCATCCTGACGGTTACAGGGGAGGTCTTCATGGGAAGGCCCGCAGGGGTCTTGGTGGGCCCTGGAATCGCCGTGAGGGTGCCCACTGGCGGGATGCTCCCTGGTGGCGCCGATGCCGTTGTCATGGTGGAGCAGGCTGAGGATATCGGGGACAGTTCCATCGGCGTGGTAAAGGGTGTCGCCCCCGGTGAGAACGTGGTCACAGCGGGCCAGGACATCAAGAAGGAAGCCACCGTCCTTGAGGCGGGCAAGCGGCTGGGACCCGCTGACCTCGCGGGCCTGGCGGGGCTGGGCATGGAGGAGGTCCATGTCTTCCGGAAGCCCCGGGTTGCCATCCTCTCCACCGGTGACGAGGTGGTGCCCGTGGGCCAGCGGCCCGGGCCTGGACAGGTCAGGGACATGAACTCCACCGGCCTGGCGGCCATGGCAGTGAGGGATGGCTCGGAGGTCACCCTGATGGGCATCGTCGAGGACAACCTCGACGCCCTCCGCTCAGCTATGGCTTCTTCGCTGGATTCCTGGGACATACTCCTCATTTCGGGCGGCAGCTCGGTGGGGGCCCGGGACCTCACCCGGGAGGTAATAGATAGCCTTGGCCCACCGGGAGTCATGGTTCACGGTATAGCATTGAAACCCGGAAAACCGGCGATCCTGGGCCTCTCAGGGATGAAACCCATCTATGGCCTACCGGGGCACCCGGCCTCGGCCCTGGTGGCGTATGCCGCTGTTGTACGCCCGGTGCTCCTGAGGCTGGCCGGGGAGAGGAACCCCCGCCACCGCTTGGCTGAGGTCACCGCAATTCTCTCCCGGAGCATCTCTTCTCCCGTGGGACGCATGGACATGGTCAGGGTAGCGCTCTCCCAGGAGGGACCGGGACCCGTGGCCTCGCCTGTTCTGGGAGCCTCAGCCCTCATATCACCCCTAATGAAGGCTGACGGCTACATAGTCATTCCCGTGGGAAAGAATGGGTGCTCCGCTGGGGAAGAGGTCAAGGTAATCCTGGGGGGGCCCTGA
- a CDS encoding molybdopterin biosynthesis protein, protein MAPRRVYLEMTPWEDALKAWMEALGDSFQPSTETLEVETALGRVLAGPAMALTSSPHYHASAVDGVAVRAQDTYGADETSPLRLALGQSAVEVNTGDIMPGDFDAVLMVEDVHIEAGQVEITSAASPWQNVRLAGEDIVATEMILPGGHTLRPQDIGALLAGGITRVSMCAKPRVTIIPTGSEVVDPGPHSPPGRVPDTNSRVLAALVREWGGVPARSAPVPDEPGKLTRVISRAMDSSDVVAVIAGSSAGTRDFTRDVLGRLGRVVAHGIATRPGKPAILAVVQGKPTIGVPGYPVSAVVAAELFLRPLLYRMCGTVPPPRPLVRSRLGRRVVSTLGVEEFVRVKLGRVDGRVVAVPISRGAGLLSSLVRADAVVRVPLLSEGLEEGREVAAEVWGIEPDLDRTLLIIGSHDMSLDLLGQMALPLGIRVSSAHVGSLGGITALRRREAHASGVHLLDEATGEYNKPFVQRLLPGRNWVLVRVATRQQGLMVSPGNPLGIRGLGHLEGDVTFVNRQKGAGTRVLLDHHLGLLGIDPRSINGYDREEHTHMAVASAVKSGAADAGLGILAAARALGLDFVPVAQEPYEILVSRETYDTGPFQALLGIIRSEAFKTGLLELGGYDTSDTGKETLVEGGPTGA, encoded by the coding sequence ATGGCACCCCGTCGTGTGTACCTGGAAATGACGCCCTGGGAGGACGCCCTCAAGGCATGGATGGAGGCCCTGGGGGACTCCTTCCAGCCCTCCACGGAAACCCTGGAGGTTGAGACGGCCTTAGGACGGGTCCTGGCCGGGCCCGCCATGGCGCTGACCTCCTCACCCCACTACCACGCCTCGGCCGTGGATGGCGTCGCCGTTCGCGCCCAGGATACCTATGGCGCCGATGAGACTAGCCCCCTCAGGCTTGCCCTGGGGCAGTCCGCGGTAGAGGTCAACACCGGGGACATAATGCCCGGGGATTTCGACGCGGTCCTGATGGTGGAGGACGTCCACATCGAGGCGGGCCAGGTTGAGATAACCAGTGCTGCCTCACCCTGGCAGAACGTGAGACTTGCCGGGGAGGACATTGTTGCCACAGAGATGATCCTTCCCGGGGGGCACACGCTGAGGCCCCAGGACATAGGGGCTCTCCTGGCTGGCGGGATTACCCGCGTTAGCATGTGCGCCAAGCCTAGAGTGACCATTATTCCCACCGGTTCAGAGGTGGTGGACCCTGGCCCCCATTCCCCTCCCGGGCGGGTGCCCGACACCAACTCCCGGGTCCTGGCTGCCCTGGTCAGGGAATGGGGCGGAGTGCCCGCTCGCTCGGCCCCTGTGCCAGACGAACCGGGGAAGCTCACCCGGGTTATTTCCCGGGCAATGGATAGCAGCGACGTAGTGGCGGTGATAGCGGGATCGTCCGCGGGAACCCGGGACTTCACCCGGGACGTCCTGGGCAGACTTGGGCGCGTGGTCGCCCATGGGATAGCCACCAGGCCCGGAAAACCGGCCATCCTGGCGGTGGTCCAGGGCAAGCCCACTATCGGGGTCCCAGGCTACCCAGTGTCAGCAGTAGTTGCCGCGGAACTCTTCCTTAGACCCCTCCTTTACAGGATGTGCGGCACGGTGCCCCCGCCCAGGCCACTGGTGAGGAGCCGCCTGGGGCGCAGGGTGGTCTCCACCCTGGGGGTGGAGGAGTTCGTCAGGGTCAAGCTGGGCAGGGTTGACGGCCGCGTTGTGGCGGTTCCCATATCCCGCGGCGCCGGCCTCCTCAGTTCACTGGTCAGGGCGGACGCCGTGGTGAGGGTCCCCCTCTTGAGCGAGGGGCTTGAGGAGGGCCGGGAGGTGGCGGCCGAGGTCTGGGGTATTGAGCCCGACCTAGACAGGACGCTCCTGATCATCGGCAGCCATGACATGAGCCTGGACCTCCTAGGCCAGATGGCTCTCCCCTTGGGCATACGTGTTTCCTCAGCCCACGTGGGAAGCCTGGGCGGCATCACTGCCCTCAGGCGGCGGGAGGCCCACGCCTCAGGCGTACACCTCTTGGATGAGGCCACTGGAGAGTACAACAAGCCCTTTGTCCAGCGCCTTCTTCCCGGGAGGAACTGGGTCCTGGTGAGGGTGGCCACCCGACAGCAGGGCCTCATGGTGAGCCCGGGGAACCCCCTGGGGATCAGGGGCCTTGGGCACCTCGAGGGGGACGTCACCTTCGTGAACCGCCAGAAGGGTGCCGGCACCAGGGTGCTCCTGGATCACCACCTCGGGCTCCTTGGCATTGACCCGCGTTCCATCAATGGCTATGACAGGGAGGAACACACTCACATGGCTGTGGCCTCCGCTGTCAAGAGCGGCGCGGCCGACGCTGGACTGGGGATCCTGGCTGCTGCCAGGGCACTAGGCCTCGACTTCGTTCCTGTGGCCCAGGAACCCTACGAGATCCTTGTATCCCGGGAGACCTACGACACCGGGCCTTTCCAGGCCCTCCTGGGGATCATCAGGTCCGAGGCGTTCAAGACAGGCCTTCTTGAGCTGGGCGGATACGATACCAGCGATACGGGGAAAGAGACTCTTGTAGAGGGAGGACCCACGGGTGCTTGA
- the moaA gene encoding GTP 3',8-cyclase MoaA, translated as MLDTYGRRIEYLRVSVTDRCNLRCFYCMPSKGVPEKFSHGDMMTYEEMSRAIGCATSLGFRKVRVTGGEPLVRKGLTGFLATLSRMARVSEVTLTTNGTLLEENLEGLWQSGVRRLNISLDTLKPERFSRITRGGNLATVWNGLQAALERGFSPVKLNTVAMRGLNDDEWEALANLSVEYPVHVRFIELMPLGSDLGTGSGARQRWEKMFVPAAEVQDRLGKAGRLEPIEVVGSGPARYFRLPGALGTVGFISAMSCHFCFSCNRLRLTSNGRLNPCLSGDVEIDLLGAMRRGASDEEVKVLIEHAVLLKPLEHHMTCGEGGRRLMSRLGG; from the coding sequence GTGCTTGATACCTATGGGAGAAGGATCGAATACCTCAGGGTTTCCGTGACCGACAGGTGTAACCTCCGGTGTTTCTACTGCATGCCCTCCAAGGGAGTGCCGGAGAAGTTCTCCCATGGTGACATGATGACCTATGAGGAGATGAGCCGGGCCATAGGGTGCGCTACGAGCCTGGGTTTCCGGAAGGTCCGGGTGACCGGAGGGGAACCGCTGGTCCGCAAGGGACTCACGGGTTTCCTGGCCACGCTCTCCCGGATGGCGAGGGTCTCCGAGGTTACACTCACCACCAATGGCACACTCCTGGAGGAGAACCTTGAGGGACTCTGGCAATCTGGAGTCAGGAGGCTCAACATTAGCCTGGATACCCTGAAGCCAGAGCGGTTCTCCAGGATAACCCGGGGGGGCAACCTGGCAACAGTCTGGAACGGTCTCCAGGCGGCCCTGGAAAGGGGCTTCTCCCCTGTGAAGCTGAACACTGTGGCCATGCGAGGGTTGAACGATGACGAGTGGGAGGCCCTGGCCAACCTCAGCGTGGAGTACCCTGTGCATGTGAGGTTCATCGAGCTCATGCCCCTTGGCTCGGACCTGGGGACTGGCTCCGGGGCCAGGCAGCGCTGGGAGAAGATGTTCGTCCCGGCGGCGGAGGTACAGGATAGGCTGGGCAAGGCTGGACGGCTGGAGCCGATAGAGGTGGTAGGAAGCGGGCCCGCCCGTTACTTCCGATTGCCCGGAGCCCTTGGCACCGTGGGTTTCATTTCCGCCATGAGCTGCCACTTCTGCTTCTCCTGCAACCGGCTGCGCCTCACCTCCAACGGGCGCCTGAACCCTTGCCTTTCCGGGGATGTGGAGATCGACCTCCTGGGTGCCATGAGGCGAGGGGCCTCCGATGAAGAGGTGAAGGTCTTGATAGAGCACGCGGTGCTGCTAAAGCCCCTGGAACACCACATGACCTGCGGAGAAGGGGGCAGGCGCCTCATGTCGAGACTTGGCGGCTAG
- the moaC gene encoding cyclic pyranopterin monophosphate synthase MoaC gives MELNHLDEKGQARMVDVGAKPPTERMAVARCEVRMAPATLRLITEGKAAKGDVFSVSRVAGIMAAKRTPELIPLCHPVPISSASVEFSPRDESSLGIEATVRCVGQTGVEMEAMTAACVAALTVYDMVKGVDKGVVVDRVRLVEKRGGRSGHYRRDGEEAPPEEYGGGV, from the coding sequence ATGGAACTCAACCACTTGGATGAGAAGGGACAGGCGAGGATGGTGGACGTCGGGGCAAAGCCGCCCACGGAGAGGATGGCAGTGGCCCGGTGTGAGGTGCGGATGGCCCCTGCCACCCTCAGGCTCATCACCGAGGGGAAGGCTGCCAAGGGGGACGTGTTCAGCGTTTCCAGGGTGGCCGGCATAATGGCTGCCAAGCGCACCCCTGAGCTGATACCCCTGTGTCACCCCGTTCCCATTTCCTCGGCGTCCGTGGAGTTTTCCCCGAGGGACGAGTCGTCCCTGGGGATCGAGGCCACAGTGAGGTGTGTGGGCCAGACGGGGGTGGAGATGGAGGCCATGACAGCGGCCTGTGTGGCTGCCCTTACCGTGTATGACATGGTCAAGGGGGTTGACAAAGGCGTTGTGGTGGACAGGGTGAGGCTGGTAGAGAAGAGGGGTGGCCGGAGCGGTCACTACCGGCGGGATGGCGAGGAGGCACCACCTGAAGAGTACGGAGGGGGGGTGTGA
- a CDS encoding MogA/MoaB family molybdenum cofactor biosynthesis protein: MEPKCSEPPGPPVRAGVLTASDSGFHGQRPDRSGEVIRQRLQEEGFSVLEHAVLPDDLDALRDTLASWCDQGRFDLILTTGGTGFSPRDVTPEATVLVVEREAPGIPEAMRARSLEKTPHAMLSRARAGIRGRTLIVNMPGSPRACSECLDIILPALGHAVEVLRGDARDCAQNRSGQ, translated from the coding sequence TTGGAACCCAAGTGCAGTGAACCCCCGGGTCCCCCGGTCAGGGCAGGGGTCCTGACCGCCAGTGACTCGGGGTTCCATGGCCAGAGGCCGGACCGGAGCGGGGAGGTAATCCGCCAGCGTCTCCAGGAAGAGGGGTTCAGCGTCCTGGAGCATGCTGTCCTCCCCGACGACCTTGATGCTCTCAGGGACACCCTGGCCAGCTGGTGTGATCAGGGGCGCTTCGACCTCATACTCACAACAGGGGGTACCGGGTTCTCGCCCCGGGACGTCACCCCTGAAGCTACCGTTCTTGTGGTCGAGAGGGAGGCCCCCGGGATCCCCGAGGCCATGAGGGCCCGTAGCCTGGAGAAGACGCCTCATGCCATGCTCTCCAGGGCCCGCGCCGGGATCAGGGGCCGCACCCTCATCGTGAACATGCCCGGCAGCCCCAGGGCCTGTTCCGAGTGCCTCGACATTATACTGCCAGCCCTGGGCCACGCTGTCGAGGTGCTCAGGGGAGACGCGCGGGATTGCGCCCAGAATAGGTCCGGCCAGTGA
- a CDS encoding Glu/Leu/Phe/Val dehydrogenase dimerization domain-containing protein codes for MKQDLFSANEFEQLVICKDEVSGLKAIICIHNTLLGPAVGGTRIYPYRTMDDAIEDVTCLARAMTYKTAMAGLSFGGGKAVIMADPATQKTTELLMAYGRFIDTLGGRFITGEDVGANEYDMLVIRRETPYVVGLPESHGGGGNTSPPTAYGILCGIKAAVNHRLKVESLRGLRVSIQGVGNVGSHLARHLAQEGVTLLVTDVNMDRARQVAKEVGATLVSPGEVYDLEVDVFSPCGLGKVITDETIPRLRCQVVAGAANNQLADEERHGRMLKEKGITYVVDYIINAGGVINGTDEAMGYSRPRAYSQVERIYDNVKALLETADAEGTTTVEAAYRIAGNRMKAIQRVSPITVGYKAPFKVFPGAR; via the coding sequence GTGAAGCAGGATCTCTTTAGCGCCAACGAGTTTGAACAGCTGGTCATATGCAAGGACGAGGTGTCGGGGCTCAAGGCCATCATATGCATCCACAACACCCTCCTGGGCCCCGCTGTTGGGGGGACCCGTATCTATCCCTACCGCACCATGGACGACGCCATCGAGGATGTAACGTGTCTCGCCAGGGCCATGACCTACAAGACTGCCATGGCGGGGCTTTCCTTCGGAGGGGGCAAGGCAGTGATCATGGCCGACCCCGCCACCCAGAAGACCACTGAGCTCCTCATGGCTTACGGAAGGTTCATCGACACCCTGGGAGGCCGGTTCATCACAGGTGAGGACGTAGGTGCCAACGAATATGACATGCTGGTAATCAGGAGGGAGACTCCCTACGTGGTGGGCCTCCCGGAGAGCCACGGAGGGGGCGGGAACACATCCCCTCCCACCGCCTACGGCATCCTGTGCGGCATCAAGGCGGCGGTGAACCATCGCCTGAAGGTTGAGTCCCTCAGGGGCCTGAGGGTGTCCATCCAGGGAGTGGGCAATGTCGGGTCCCACCTGGCGCGCCACCTTGCCCAGGAGGGTGTGACCCTGCTGGTTACCGATGTTAACATGGACAGGGCCCGCCAGGTGGCAAAAGAGGTTGGCGCCACGCTGGTCTCTCCAGGGGAAGTCTATGACCTGGAGGTTGATGTGTTCTCCCCCTGCGGCCTGGGCAAGGTCATAACGGACGAGACCATCCCCAGGCTAAGGTGCCAGGTAGTGGCCGGGGCAGCCAACAACCAGCTGGCGGATGAGGAACGTCATGGGAGGATGCTGAAGGAAAAGGGGATAACCTACGTGGTTGACTACATCATCAATGCCGGTGGCGTCATCAACGGGACGGATGAAGCCATGGGCTACTCCCGGCCCCGCGCGTACAGCCAAGTGGAGCGGATCTACGACAACGTGAAGGCACTCCTTGAGACGGCAGATGCTGAGGGGACCACCACCGTTGAGGCAGCCTACCGCATCGCGGGGAATCGCATGAAGGCAATACAAAGGGTATCCCCCATCACTGTGGGCTACAAGGCACCCTTCAAGGTGTTCCCAGGCGCCAGGTAG